The genomic DNA ATGACGATCCATGCCGGCATCCTCTTTGAGTATTTGCCGCTGGTGAAGCACCGCATCACCGGCATCGTCAGCCGCGGCGGCAGCTTGCTCGCCCAATGGATGGCCGCGCACCAGCAGCAGAATCCGCTCTATGAGCATTTCGATGCGATCAGCGACATCCTCCGGGCGCACGATGTGAGCTATAGTCTCGGCGATAGCTTGCGGCCTGGCTGTGTGGCGGATGCGTCGGATGAAGCGCAGCTCGCAGAACTCAAGACGCTCGGTGAGCTGACCGAACGCGCCTGGGCCAAGGACGTGCAGGTGATGATCGAGGGGCCTGGACACGTGCCGATGGATCAGCTGGAGATGAACGTGAAGCTGCAACAGACCTATTGCCGTGAGGCCCCGTTCTACACGCTCGGGCCGCTCGTGACTGATGTCGCACCGGGGTATGACCACATCACCTCGGCGATTGGGGCGGCGATGGTCGGCTGGTACGGCTCGAGCCTGCTGTGCTACGTCACACCGAAGGAGCACCTGGGGCTGCCGAATGATGACGATGTGAGAGCCGGCGTGATCGCGTATAAGATCGCCGCGCACGCCGCCGATGTGGCGCGCGGTCGGCGCGGGGCCCGCAATCGGGATGACGCGCTCTCTCGGGCGAGATTTGGGTTTGATTGGGAGCAGCAGTTTGCGCTCTCACTGGATCCGGAGACGGCCAGACGCATGCACGATGAGACGCTGCCGGATGGGTTTTATAAGGAGGCCAAATTCTGCTCGATGTGCGGTCCGAAGTTTTGCTCCATGCGCGTGTCGCAGACCACGACGAAACTGCTTCAAGAGATCCCGGCCGTTGTCAGTGAGTAAGGGAGTAAGGGAGTAAGGGCGTGAGGGAGTGAGGGAGAACAGCGATGGCCATCGAAAAGACGCTAGCGAAGCATTTGCGAAAACTGAATCGGGCGATTCAAAAAATGGTCGGCCGCTCAAAAGATTTCGCCGAGTTTAGGAAATTCCTCCGCGAGGAAAAAGTGGAGCTGGCCATCTACGTGGTGCCGATCATCGACGGCAAGCCGACGGGCGAAGAGCTCCGCTATGAGCTGACCGATATGGATCGGCAATTCCTCAAGCAAGCCGGCATTACGTTTTAGCCTCCCGCTTGAAACAACCATAGGAGTGGACCATGTCAAAGCGAGCGATCACACTAGACGATTTGGATCTGCCGACCGGCAAGAAAGTGCGGCTGCATCGACTGCTGTATACATACGGCCCAGGCAACGGCCGGCTCATGGTGCTGCCGATCGATCAGGGGCTGGAGCACGGGCCGCGCGACTTTTTCGTCAATCCGGAGAGCATCAATCCGGAATTCGAATTGCGCTTAGCTCTCGAAGGCGGGTTTTCCGCCATTGCGTTTCAAATCGGATTGGCCGAGAAATATCTCAAGTCATTTGCCGGCAAGGTGCCCTTGATTCTGAAGCTCAACGGCAAGACCGAGATTCCGCCGGATGACGAGGCCTTCTCGCCCTGCCACGCCAGCGTTGAGGATGCGCTGCGCCTTGGGGCGGATGCCGTGGGCTACACCTGCTACGTGGGGTCGCCGCGCCAAGATGACGACTTTATCCAATTCGGCCGGGTGCGGCGCGAGGCGCAGCAGGCCGGCATGCCGGTGATCATGTGGGCCTATCCGCGCGGCAAGCACATGGAGCAGAAGGGCGGACGCGACAGCCTCTATGCGGTGGCGTATGCCGCGCGGGTGGCGCAAGAGCTGGGGGCCGATGTCGTCAAGGTCAATTATCCGAAAATCGATGAAGAGAAGCGTCCGATGTATACCAAAGAATATCGGGATCTGAAGTTCAGCAAGCAGGAGATGCTTGAGCATATTGTGGCGGCTGCCGGCCGGACGCTGACGATCATGTCCGGCGGCTCCAAGCGCGGCGATACCGAGCTGCTCGATGATGTGAAAGCGGCGCTGGAGGCCGGCGTGACCGGCTTTATTTTCGGCCGCAACATCTGGCAGCGGCGGTTCGGCGAAGCGCTGGAGGTGGCCGGCAAGATCAGCAAGATGACCCAGGATGTCAGCCGCGCCTCCGGCAATCCGAAAGCGGCGTTCGTGTAAGGAGCGCTGATGGCACAGCATGAACTGACGGTGTGGATTGGCGGGGCGGCCGGCGACGGGATCGCCTCGGCCGGCGAATCGTTTGCCAAGGGCTGCTCGCGCTGCGGCTATCACGTCTTCGCCTACAACAGCTATCAATCGGTGATCCGCGGCGGCCACGTGTGCATGCACATCCGCATCGGCACGCACAAGATCTACACGCAAGGCGATGAGCTCAACTACTTGATCGCCCTGAATGCCGACACGTTGCAGCGCTACGGCAAACGGGTCACCAAGGGCGGCGCGGTTTTGTACAACACCGACAAGTTCAAGGCCACCCCGGATCAGGTGGCCTCCGGCGCGCAATTGATCGGCCTGCCGGTGATGGAGCTGATCGGCAATCAGCAGATGCAGAACATCGCCCTCGTGGGTGCGTTCATGCAGGTCGCAGGGCTGGATCCGAGCACCCTGCGAGAGATGATCAAGGAACGATTCACGAAGAAAGGCGAGGCGGTCATCAAGGTCAACCTTGAGGCGTTCGACAAGAGCATGGCCTTCGCCAAAGAGCACGCCAAGCCCGGCGCGATTCAGGTCGGCCAGGGCGATGGCAAGCGCCGGCCGCTCGCCGGCGGCAATCCGATGGTCGGGTTTGGCGCCGTCGCGGCAGGCTGCCGCTTTTACTCCGCCTACCCCATGACCCCCGCCTCCTCTCTCCTGCATTGGCTCGTCAAATACGCGGCCAAGACCGGCATCCTCGTCAAGCAATGTGAAGATGAAATCTCGGCCATGAACATGGCCATCGGGGCCGGCCACGTCGGGGTCCGCGCGATGACCGGCACCGCGGGCGGCGGATTTGCGCTGATGACTGAGGCGGTTGGCGAGGCGGCGATGACGGAGACGCCGGTCGTGGTGCTGGAAGTCCAGCGCGGCGGCCCCTCGACCGGTCTGCCGACCAAGACGGAGCAGGGCGATTTGTTCCAGGTGTTTGGGGCCTCGCAAGGCGAGTTTCCGAAAGTGATGCTCGCCCCGCGCACGCTGGAAGAGTGTTACGACATGACGATTCATGGCTTCAACCTCGCCGAAACATATCAGCTGCCGGTCCTCATCATCTCGGATCTGTATCTGGCCGAGCGGCTGGAGACGTTTGACGGGGTCGACCTCAACCATGTGACGATCGATCGCGGGCCGATGGTGACCCAGGCCAACGGCGTCTACCGGCGGTTTCTCGATACGCCCACCGGCGTCTCGCCGCGGGCCCTGCCCGGCACCCCTGGCACCATCTATACCTCGGCGACGGATGAGCACGATGAGGACGGCATCGTGATCAGCGATGTGTTCACCAACCCGGCGATCCGCGTGAAGATGACCGAGAAGCGAATGCGCAAGATGGAACATATTCTCAAAGAGCTTCCCCCGCCGCAGCTTGAGGGCCCGCGCGATGCGGATCTGACCCTGGTCGGATGGGGCTCCACCTATTCGGTGATGCTCGAGGCGATGGAAGCCTTGAATGCGGAAGGGCTCACGGTCAACGTCTTCTGTCTGCGCTACCTGTGGCCGTTTCAGACCGCCGAAGTGACCAAGCTGCTGCAGCGGTGCAAACTGACGATATCGGTGGAAAACAACGCGACCGGACAGATCGTCAAGCTCATCCGGATGGAGACAGGGATTTCGATCCAGCATCACCTGCGAAAATATGACGGCGAGCCGTTTGAGCCGAAGCAGGTGATCGACCAGGCGCGGACGATCCTCAAGACTCGGCCGAGCCAGCCGGTGATCGCGACCGTTGTGAGCGATGAAGGCCTCCCGGCGAACTTTTCGCCGATTGAGCATCCGGCGATCGGCGCTGAAGTCGCGCGACAACATTGATGAGAGAAATTCGCGCACGACGTGCCTGGAATTGTGGATTGCTTTTTCTTCTTTGTCTGCTGGTACCGATGGCAGGCATCAGCGCCGTGGAACTTCCGCTGGTGTCTGATCAAAATATTTTGACCTATCGCATTACTCAGGTCGTCAATCAAAGAGCTAGTGTTGTTTCAGCTGTTAAAGCATCTGTTGAGGTTACATTGATCCTTCGCAAGGAAGGTCGTGGATTTCGGTTAGAAGAGGAAACAACATTCGGTACATCGAGCGTGAGAGGCAATGGTAAGCTACCTCTGGTTCTGGATGCACAACTGCGGCCAGTGGAGGGAGATGGCATTGAGGCATATTTCCTTGGCAGATTATGGCTTCCTCCATCGGAACGTAGGACAGCATGGTTTCGTCGGACAAGGCGGCAGCGGTGGGATCGTTGGGATGTTGTCGCCGTTACTCCGAATAATCGTGCCGTAGGCGGCGAACGATTTTATGATGTCAAGACAGGTTTCCTTGTCGGATACAATCTGCTGGGGCAACAAGCCATCTTAGTGAAGTCCGACATTGCTGGTCTCTAAAGCCAACAAGCATTCAAACTCTCTAGGAGCCGAACAAGGAATGGCACAGGTTAAAGAGTACATCGGAAAAATTAAACCGGATTGGTGCCCAGGCTGCGGCGACTTCGGCGTCTTAAATTCGCTGCAGCGAGCCCTCGCCGAGCTGGATATTCCGCCCCACACCGTGCAGGTGGTCTCCGGCATCGGCTGCTCCTCCAACCTGCCGGGGTTTATAAACGCGTACGGCTTTCACGGGCTGCACGGCCGGTCGCTGCCGGTGGCCACCGGGGCGAAACTCGGCAATCATGCGCTGACCGTCATTGCGACGGGCGGCGATGGGGATGGCTACGGCATCGGCGTGGGCCACTTTGTCCACACCTGCCGCCGCAACGTAGACATGACCTACATCGTCATGGATAACCAAATCTACGGGCTGACGACCGGGCAGGCCTCGCCGACGACAGAGAAGGATGTCCGAACCAAGTCGACACCTGAGGGCGTCATTGAGATTGCGCTCAATCCCGTAGCACTCGCCCTGACGTGTGGTGCGACCTACATCGCGCGAGGTTTCTCCGGCGAGAACTTGCATTTGGCGCAATTGATGAAGGGGGCGATCGAGCACAAAGGCTTCGCGCTGGTCGATGTGTTCTCGCCGTGCGTGACGTACAATAAGCACAACACGTATCCGTGGTTCCGCGAGCGGGTGTATAAGCTGGAAGACGAGAAGCATGATGCGTCGGATTTCCGCCTCGCCATGGAAAAAGCGTTTGAATGGGGGGCGCGCATTCCGATCGGGCTCTTCTACAAAGTGGATCGCCCCACGTATGAAGATGAAGAGCCGGCATTGCGCAGCGGGATTCCGCTGGCGAAGCAGCCGCTCGTGCGCAATGATTTGGCAGCCCTTATGGAGGATTTCATCTAATCATGACCAAAGTCGCAAAGACATCGGACATTGCTCCGGGGACGGGCAAGGTCGTTGATGTCAACGGGAAGCCGATTGCGGTGTTTAACTGCGACGGCACGTTTTACGCCGTCGAGAATGAGTGCAAGCACCAGGGCGGGCCGCTCGGGGAGGGAACGCTCTCCGGCAATACCGTGATGTGCCCCTGGCACGGCTGGGAATACGACGTGACGACCGGGGTCTGCCAACTCGATTCCGCCATTACGGTCAAGAGATTCGACGTGAAAGTTGAGGGAGACGATATTCTTATCGCGGCCTGACATGCAACGGAAATGCGTGGCGTTGATTTCGGGGGGGATCGACAGCGCCTTAGCCGCGCGCCTCATGCTCGATCAGGGCATTGAAGTCCATGGCCTGTACCTGGCCATGAGCTGGGGCTGCTGCGAGAAAGACAAGGCCGTGGCGTGCGCGCAGCAGCTTGGCATTCCGCTGATGGTCCTCTCGGTGGGCGATGCCTACCTCGATGTGATCCGCAACCCGAAATACGGGTACGGCTCTGGCATGAATCCGTGCGTAGATTGCCGCATCTACATGTTCAAGATCGCGAAGCGCTACATGGAAGAGATCGGCGCTTCCTTCATCGTGACTGGCGAGGTGATCGGCCAGCGGCCCATGTCGCAGCAGCGTCGGCCGCTCTCGGTGATTGCAACGGACAGCGAGCTTGAGGGGTTGCTGCTGCGCCCGCTGTCGGCCCAATTGCTTGAGCTCACGAAGCCTGAGCAGAATGGGGTCGTGGACCGTAGCAAGTTGTTGGGACTCTGCGGCAGGGGGCGAACCGAGCAGATTGCGCTGGCGAAGCGCTACGGCATCACCGAATATTCCCAGCCGGCTGGCGGCTGCTTGCTGACTGATGCGTCATTTGCCGAGAAGACGAAAGAGCTGTTTGCGCATGAGCAGCACCCGACCACCAAGGACATGGAGTTGCTCACCATTGGGCGGCATGTTCGTCTCGGGCCGCATACGAAAGTCATTCTCGGACGCAACGAACTTGAAAATCTCATGCTGGAAGGGCACGCCGCCGCAGGCTACGTGTGCGTTCGGCCGAAATTCGCCGGACCGGCGGCGCTGATCGCCGGCGAATGGTCTGAGGGCGCGCAAGACACCGCGGTCCGACTCATTGCGCAGCAGACCAAGGAAGAAAAGTTGCCAGAGGGCGATCTTGAATTTTGGATCGATGGGGTCTTAAGGCGATATCAGATATCAAACGGCCGTTTGATATCTGATATCGAACTGGCAGGCGCGCTCCATGGCTGATCCAGTGATTGATTACGTCTTTCGCGTCGGTGGCGA from Candidatus Omnitrophota bacterium includes the following:
- the thiC gene encoding phosphomethylpyrimidine synthase ThiC codes for the protein MMSDGKTITQLALARSGVITEAMKRVAEREGLDPELIRAEIARGRLIIPANIHHLAGVLDPMGIGTVCTVKINANMGNSAVTSNEEEELKKLHMAVHYGSDTVMDLSTGGDIPQIRQAIINASPVPVGTVPLYEACTRVKRVEDLTPAILLETIEDQAKQGVDYMTIHAGILFEYLPLVKHRITGIVSRGGSLLAQWMAAHQQQNPLYEHFDAISDILRAHDVSYSLGDSLRPGCVADASDEAQLAELKTLGELTERAWAKDVQVMIEGPGHVPMDQLEMNVKLQQTYCREAPFYTLGPLVTDVAPGYDHITSAIGAAMVGWYGSSLLCYVTPKEHLGLPNDDDVRAGVIAYKIAAHAADVARGRRGARNRDDALSRARFGFDWEQQFALSLDPETARRMHDETLPDGFYKEAKFCSMCGPKFCSMRVSQTTTKLLQEIPAVVSE
- a CDS encoding 2-oxoacid:acceptor oxidoreductase subunit alpha — encoded protein: MAQHELTVWIGGAAGDGIASAGESFAKGCSRCGYHVFAYNSYQSVIRGGHVCMHIRIGTHKIYTQGDELNYLIALNADTLQRYGKRVTKGGAVLYNTDKFKATPDQVASGAQLIGLPVMELIGNQQMQNIALVGAFMQVAGLDPSTLREMIKERFTKKGEAVIKVNLEAFDKSMAFAKEHAKPGAIQVGQGDGKRRPLAGGNPMVGFGAVAAGCRFYSAYPMTPASSLLHWLVKYAAKTGILVKQCEDEISAMNMAIGAGHVGVRAMTGTAGGGFALMTEAVGEAAMTETPVVVLEVQRGGPSTGLPTKTEQGDLFQVFGASQGEFPKVMLAPRTLEECYDMTIHGFNLAETYQLPVLIISDLYLAERLETFDGVDLNHVTIDRGPMVTQANGVYRRFLDTPTGVSPRALPGTPGTIYTSATDEHDEDGIVISDVFTNPAIRVKMTEKRMRKMEHILKELPPPQLEGPRDADLTLVGWGSTYSVMLEAMEALNAEGLTVNVFCLRYLWPFQTAEVTKLLQRCKLTISVENNATGQIVKLIRMETGISIQHHLRKYDGEPFEPKQVIDQARTILKTRPSQPVIATVVSDEGLPANFSPIEHPAIGAEVARQH
- a CDS encoding Rieske 2Fe-2S domain-containing protein; translated protein: MTKVAKTSDIAPGTGKVVDVNGKPIAVFNCDGTFYAVENECKHQGGPLGEGTLSGNTVMCPWHGWEYDVTTGVCQLDSAITVKRFDVKVEGDDILIAA
- a CDS encoding 2-oxoacid ferredoxin oxidoreductase, whose amino-acid sequence is MAQVKEYIGKIKPDWCPGCGDFGVLNSLQRALAELDIPPHTVQVVSGIGCSSNLPGFINAYGFHGLHGRSLPVATGAKLGNHALTVIATGGDGDGYGIGVGHFVHTCRRNVDMTYIVMDNQIYGLTTGQASPTTEKDVRTKSTPEGVIEIALNPVALALTCGATYIARGFSGENLHLAQLMKGAIEHKGFALVDVFSPCVTYNKHNTYPWFRERVYKLEDEKHDASDFRLAMEKAFEWGARIPIGLFYKVDRPTYEDEEPALRSGIPLAKQPLVRNDLAALMEDFI
- a CDS encoding fructose-bisphosphate aldolase, yielding MSKRAITLDDLDLPTGKKVRLHRLLYTYGPGNGRLMVLPIDQGLEHGPRDFFVNPESINPEFELRLALEGGFSAIAFQIGLAEKYLKSFAGKVPLILKLNGKTEIPPDDEAFSPCHASVEDALRLGADAVGYTCYVGSPRQDDDFIQFGRVRREAQQAGMPVIMWAYPRGKHMEQKGGRDSLYAVAYAARVAQELGADVVKVNYPKIDEEKRPMYTKEYRDLKFSKQEMLEHIVAAAGRTLTIMSGGSKRGDTELLDDVKAALEAGVTGFIFGRNIWQRRFGEALEVAGKISKMTQDVSRASGNPKAAFV